CGTCCAGCAGCAACGCGACCGGCAGCCGCCGTTCTACGTGCTGGCGGGTGACCCGACCGGTGACGCGAACAAGGTCAGCTTCCAGTTGACCAGTGCGCTGGTGCGGTTGAACCGGGAGTTCATGGCGTCGTACGTGACGGTCAGATCGGACCCCGACAACTACGGCAAGATCAGCGTGCTGACGTTGAACAACGAGGTCAAGGGTCCGCAGCAGATCCAGACCACGTTCCTCACCAACGGCGAGGTCAGCGGTGAGCTGAACCTGCTCGCCCAGCGTCAGACGAAGGTCGTCTACGGCAACCTGCTGACGTTGCCGGTGGGTGGTGGTCTGCTCTACGTGGAGCCGATCTACATCGAACGGGCCAGTCAGAACACCCAGTTCCCGCAGCTGTTCAAGGTGCTGGTCAGCTTCGGCGACAAGGTGGGCTACGCGCCCACGCTGAGCCAGGCGCTGGAGGAAGTGCTGACCGGCGCCGCGGCCCAGGTGCCCGGTGAGGACACCAACGGGCAGCCGCCGACGTCCACACCGTCCACACCGCCGTCGACCACGCCGGCCGACGGGCAGCAGGGCACGGAGCTCCAGCAGGCCGTGAAGGACATCCAGACGGCCCTGGAGCGGGTGAAGACGGCGCAGGCGAGCGGTGACTTCGCGGAGCTCGGCAACGCGTACAAGGCGCTCGACGAGGCGACCAAGCGGTTCAACACGGCGAGCACGGCGACCACGCAGTCGCCGTCGTCGGTCCAGCCGTCGCCGACACCGACCGGCTGACCTGCGTTGATATCGCGATCGGGTGGCCTGGGACACGTTCCGGGCCACCCGATTTGCATTCCCGTTAACCCTCGGCGTACAGTTCTAATTACAGCGCGGGGTGGAGCAGCTCGGTAGCTCGCTGGGCTCATAACCCAGAGGTCGCAGGTTCAAATCCTGTCCCCGCTACAAAATGGGAAAGCCCTGTTCGCGGATTACGCGAACAGGGCTTTTTCGCATTTACATCGGGGGTCCGACCCCCGAACCCCGGGCAGGCGGGCTTCGCCCCCTGCGCCCCGACCGGGGGCTTTGCCCCTGGACCCCGTGGGTGAGCTGCGGATATGCGGTTAGGGGACCCCGGTGAAAAGGGGTTTTCAGGGCGTGTATAGTTGTCCTTACAGCGCGGGGTGGAGCAGCTCGGTAGCTCGCTGGGCTCATAACCCAGAGGTCGCAGGTTCAAATCCTGTCCCCGCTACGACGTGAAAGGCCCCCGGATTCCGATCCGGGGGCCTTTTGCGTATCCGCTCCTCAGGTCATGTTCTCGGCCCAGTACTGGGCACAGGTGAGTGAGCACACCCGGCCCTCGCCGCTGACCGTGCGGTGCCGGCGGATCTGCTTGCCGCACACCATGCACTCGTCCTTGCCCGCCTGCTCGGGGATCGTGCCGGACGCCCACGCGCGGGCGTTGCGGACTACCTTCGTCCCCGTCGTCCATTTGATGCCCACAGTCGACCTCCCAGTCGAACAAGCCAGTCGAACGACAACCCGCCGTAATGGTCCCACCACCCGACGTGTTCGCCAGGGTGCGGGCGCGACATCACCGGGTTGTGCTATCCGTCGACGGCCCGTTGGGGCGTGCCGGACGCTCCGCGTGACACGGCGCTGCCGTTCGAGTGAACGCAAAAGTGCGGTTTCCGTTGTGGGTCAATGGATTTCCACCCGGCGTGGACAGCCGCGGTCAAGGGGCCGAACGCGTGGTGTTGATCAGCGGGCGGTTACGCAGCGATGCTTCTCGTTGCTCCGCATGGCCCAACTCCGCTAGCCCGTGATCAGCCACAGTGGACAGAACGGCTGACCATTGTGGACAGCGACCGGTGAGCGTGGCACGGTTGGTGGTGTGTCGGACCTGAATGCGACGGCGGCGGCCCTGCTCGGGCTGCTGCACGACGGACCCAAGACCGGTGGCCAGCTCGTGGCTGAGGCCGGAGAGCGCTTCGGCGCGTTCTTCAGCGTCACCCGCAGCCAGGTCTACCGCGAGCTGCCCGCGTTGGCGGACGCCGGCCTGCTGCGCCTCGGCAAGCAGGGCCCCCGTTCCAGCCAGCAGTACGTGCTCACGGCGGCGGGCAAGAAGGCGTTCAAGAACTGGCTGCTCTCCGAGCCGGGACCGGACCACCTGCGCAGCCCGCTGATCCTGCGGCTGGTGCACGCGGGTTCCCTGACCGCGAAACAGCGGCAAGGACTCGTGGACTCCGCCCGCGCGAGCTACGGCGCGGAACAAGAGGCGGCGAAGACAGCCGTCAAGACCGCGGAGGACGCCTATGCCAAAGCGGTCGCCGAATTCGGCCTGGCCCATGCCAAGGCCGTGCTGAAACTGCTCGACGCCATCCCCACGGCCTGAAGCGCGCCCACCGGTCGCGCTCAGCGACCGGTGCCGGCGTAATCTTTGGACGTGAACCCCGACGTCGAAGCAGACATCAAGGACCTCTCCGCCACGCTTTCGAGCATCGAGGCGGTGATGGACCTCGATTCGCTGCGCGCTCAGGTCGCCGATCTGGAAGAGACGGCTGCCCGACCCGACCTGTGGGACGACCAGGAGCAGGCGCAGAAGGTCACCAGCCAGCTCTCGCACAAGCAGGGTGAGCTGCGGCGCATCACGACGCTGCGCGAACGGCTCGACGACCTGTCGATCATGTACGAGCTGGCCGAGGACGAGGGTGACGCGGGCAGCCTCGCCGAGGCGGACACCGAGCGAGCCAAGCTGCGTGACGAGATCTCCTCCCTCGAGGTCCGCACGCTGCTGTCCGGCGAGTACGACGAGCGCAACGCGCTGGTCACCATCCGGGCCGAGGCGGGCGGCATCGACGCGGCCGACTTCGCCGAGATGCTGCTGCGGATGTACTCGCGCTGGGCCGAGCGCCACGGCTACGGCGTCGACGTGTTCGACACGTCCTACGCCGAAGAGGCGGGCATCAAGTCCGCGACCTTCCGCATCACCGCCCCGTACGCCTACGGCACGCTCAGCGTCGAACAGGGCACCCACCGCCTCGTGCGCATCTCGCCGTTCGACAACCAGGGCCGCCGGCAGAC
This is a stretch of genomic DNA from Saccharothrix ecbatanensis. It encodes these proteins:
- a CDS encoding PadR family transcriptional regulator, with the protein product MSDLNATAAALLGLLHDGPKTGGQLVAEAGERFGAFFSVTRSQVYRELPALADAGLLRLGKQGPRSSQQYVLTAAGKKAFKNWLLSEPGPDHLRSPLILRLVHAGSLTAKQRQGLVDSARASYGAEQEAAKTAVKTAEDAYAKAVAEFGLAHAKAVLKLLDAIPTA
- the prfB gene encoding peptide chain release factor 2 → MNPDVEADIKDLSATLSSIEAVMDLDSLRAQVADLEETAARPDLWDDQEQAQKVTSQLSHKQGELRRITTLRERLDDLSIMYELAEDEGDAGSLAEADTERAKLRDEISSLEVRTLLSGEYDERNALVTIRAEAGGIDAADFAEMLLRMYSRWAERHGYGVDVFDTSYAEEAGIKSATFRITAPYAYGTLSVEQGTHRLVRISPFDNQGRRQTSFAGVEVVPVVETTDHVDIDEKELRVDVYRSSGPGGQGVNTTDSAVRLTHIPTGIVVSCQNERSQLQNKATAMAVLQAKLLERQRQEEQARMDALKDTGSSWGNQMRSYVLHPYQMVKDLRTEHEVGNPSAVLDGEIDDFLEAGIRWRKQSQS